From the genome of Leptotrichia sp. HSP-342:
GGTAGAATGAAAGTTCTTTAAACCCTACCGAGGTAAATATTATTACAAATAGATATTAGAATAATAGATATTTTTATAGTATGATACCTCTGGGCTTATTGTTTTTGTTTCAGAGGCTTTTTATTATAAGGAGGTGAAACAAATTGCCAGCACAAGCAAAATTAGAAGCAGTAAAAAGTTTAGTTGAAAAATTAAAAGAAGCTAAAGCGGTAGTATTTGTTGATTATAAAGGAATTAGTGTTAATGAAGATACTGAACTTCGTAAAACTGCAAGAGAAGCAGGAGTAGAATATTTCGTTGCTAAAAACAGATTGTTTAAAATAGCATTGAAAGAAGCAGGATTTGATACAAATGTTGATGATTTATTAGAAGGAACTACATCGTTTGCATTAGGATATGAAGATGGAGTTGCGCCATCTAAATTAATTTTTGATTTTGGGAAAAAATTAAAAGATAAATTGTCAATTAAAGGTGGATTGCTAGAGTCTGAAAGAGTTGACGTGTCAACTGTTGAAGCATTGGCTAAATTACCATCAAGAGACGAATTACTTGGTCAAATTGCTTATGGATTGTTGTCGCCAGTTAGAATGTTGGCTGTTGCATTAACAAATGTTGCAGAACAAAAAGAAACTGGAGCATCAGCAGAGTAATTTTAAACATAAAATAATTTTAAAAATATAAAAATAAATAAAAAATTAGGAGGAAATAAAATAATGGCATTTAATAAAGAACAATTTATAGAAGATTTAAAAGCTATGTCTGTATTAGAATTAAAAGAAGTAGTTGAAGCTATTGAAGAAACATTTGGAGTATCAGCTCAACCAGTAGCAGTTGCAGGAGGTGCAGCAGCAGGAGGTGCAGCAGCTGAAGAAAAAACTGAATTTGATGTAATCTTAGTATCTGCAGGAGGAGCTAAATTAGCAGTAATTAAAGAAGTAAGAGGAATTACTGGATTAGGACTTAAAGAAGCTAAAGAATTAGTTGAAGCTGGTGGA
Proteins encoded in this window:
- the rplJ gene encoding 50S ribosomal protein L10, with the translated sequence MPAQAKLEAVKSLVEKLKEAKAVVFVDYKGISVNEDTELRKTAREAGVEYFVAKNRLFKIALKEAGFDTNVDDLLEGTTSFALGYEDGVAPSKLIFDFGKKLKDKLSIKGGLLESERVDVSTVEALAKLPSRDELLGQIAYGLLSPVRMLAVALTNVAEQKETGASAE
- the rplL gene encoding 50S ribosomal protein L7/L12; the protein is MAFNKEQFIEDLKAMSVLELKEVVEAIEETFGVSAQPVAVAGGAAAGGAAAEEKTEFDVILVSAGGAKLAVIKEVRGITGLGLKEAKELVEAGGKAIKEGVAKEEAEAIKAQLEGAGATVELK